A single Nomia melanderi isolate GNS246 chromosome 13, iyNomMela1, whole genome shotgun sequence DNA region contains:
- the mRpL2 gene encoding mitochondrial ribosomal protein L2 encodes MSAASLFRRVCVNQIVDFFGVNAAVTYNVPKRYKWTYIKLPKPGVGGKSFRRIVHFEDKYTIKPLEVTNLAGRDPVTGRVVVKGYGGGIKHKYHWIYWKREGPTDLNEKPKEEKVLRIFKDGCRTAFVALVGSDRQLKYILATQNMKEGDIIRTHMGIPRNAVRPNEGDAYPLGALPAGTVVNCVEKYPGIGGNLIHAAGSSAVIVKRDEKDPNLIVLKMPTKKLFLLNKACMATVGRLSNTEHSSIKIGSAQKLRELGYRPRSGLFKKKTGRFGPKLKKKNKYVLCVPAPPKQSEKLLLNNSELN; translated from the exons ATGTCTGCCGCGTCATTGTTCCGTCGTGTTTGTGTTAATCAAATCGTCGATTTCTTTGGTGTAAACGCAGCAGTGACCTACAATGTGCCGAAAAGATATAAGTGGACGTATATCAAACTTCCTAAACCAGGCGTTGGCGGTAAATCTTTCAGaagaattgttcatttcgaggaTAAGTACACGATTAAGCCTTTGGAGGTTACAAACTTAGCAGGCAGGGATCCTGTAACGG GAAGAGTAGTGGTCAAGGGGTACGGTGGTGGTATCAAGCACAAATACCATTGGATATATTGGAAAAGAGAGGGACCGACCGACTTAAACGAAAAACCCAAGGAGGAGAAGGTGTTGCGCATATTTAAGGACGGATGTAGGACAGCTTTTGTAGCTCTGGTTGGCAGTGATCGGCAGTTAAAGTATATCCTTGCCACACAGAACATGAAGGAGGGTGATATAATCAGGACTCACATGGGTATACCTAGAAACGCTGTCAGACCTAACGAAGGAGATGCGTATCCATTGGGAGCACTGCCTGCTGGAACAGTAGTTAACTGCGTGGAGAAATATCCAGGGATCGGTGGTAACCTTATCCACGCTGCAGGATCGAGCGCAGTAATAGTCAAAAGGGATGAGAAGGATCCCAACCTTATCGTTCTTAAAATGCCCACCAAGAAACTGTTCCTCTTGAACAAAGCATGTATGGCAACCGTGGGCAGATTGTCGAATACTGAACACAGTTCAATAAAAATTGGTAGCGCTCAGAAATTGAGGGAGCTTGGCTATCGACCTAGAAGCGGTCTGTTCAAAAAGAAAACCGGTAGGTTTGGACCGAAACTGAAAAAGAAGAACAAATACGTCCTTTGTGTTCCGGCCCCGCCAAAACAATCGGAGAAACTTCTTTTGAATAATTCGGAGCTGAACTAG
- the Sfxn1-3 gene encoding sideroflexin-1-3, producing the protein MSGGKDVGGLSDDARIDIEKPYWDQNTYRGRALHFLNVTNPLNLFASGQQLEQARQVVSKYRKGSNLQQLGISEEELWKCKYLYDSAFHPDTGEKMLLIGRMSAQVPMNMMITGCMLTFYKTTAHVITWQWVNQSFNAIVNYTNRSGSSPTPMNTLLQSYAAATGGAVLAALSLNRLFRNAPPLIGRLVPLTAVAAANCVNIPLMRMSELQNGIELQTEDGRKVGNSKRAAYKAIMAVTLSRILMASPSMILAPIVMNFMDRRQLLRNARWAAVPIQVAICCVCLTFATPLCCALFVQRVPILVDDLEPEVRDQIHLSDPSVRTVYYNKGL; encoded by the exons ATGTCGGGCGGCAAGGATGTCGGAGGACTGTCTGACGACGCTCGGATCGACATCGAGAAACCCTACTGGGATCAGAACACGTACCGCGGCAGAGCGTTGCACTTTCTGAACGTCACCAACCCGCTGAACCTATTCGCCAGCGGCCAGCAGCTCGAGCAGGCGCGACAAGTCGTCAGCAAGTACAG GAAAGGTAGCAACTTGCAGCAGCTGGGCATCTCGGAGGAAGAACTATGGAAGTGCAAGTATCTGTACGACAGCGCTTTCCACCCCGACACAGGGGAAAAAATGCTGCTGATCGGACGCATGAGCGCCCAGGTGCCCATGAACATGATGATAACCGGATGCATGCTGACATTTTACAA GACAACGGCCCACGTGATCACGTGGCAGTGGGTTAACCAGTCGTTCAACGCGATAGTGAACTACACGAACCGCAGCGGTTCCAGCCCGACACCGATGAACACGCTTCTGCAAAGCTACGCGGCGGCGACCGGCGGCGCGGTGTTGGCCGCCCTCAGCCTGAATCGACTTTTCCGTAACGCGCCACCCTTGATAGGCCGGCTGGTCCCGTTGACAGCGGTGGCCGCGGCCAATTGCGTCAATATACCGCTCATGAGGATGTCCGAGCTGCAGAACGGCATCGAGCTGCAGACCGAGGACGGCAGGAAAGTCGGCAACAGCAAACGAGCTGCTTACAAGGCTATCATGGCTGTCACCCTTTCGCGGATCCTGATGGCCTCGCCGAGCATGA TACTGGCGCCCATAGTAATGAACTTCATGGATCGACGGCAGCTGTTACGCAATGCACGTTGGGCCGCGGTGCCCATACAGGTAGCGATTTGCTGCGTGTGCCTGACGTTCGCGACGCCGCTGTGCTGCGCGCTGTTCGTCCAACGGGTGCCGATCTTGGTGGACGATTTGGAGCCGGAAGTACGGGACCAGATACACCTGAGCGATCCCAGCGTGCGCACGGTGTACTACAACAAGGGTCTTTGA